In Desulfovibrio sp. 86, the following proteins share a genomic window:
- the ftsH gene encoding ATP-dependent zinc metalloprotease FtsH, which produces MNQMSRNLMLWAIIVLAMVMLFNMFQQPQGVMQRVPYSDFLNQVEGGQILSVTMQGHTLTGKTSDGKTVQTYAPQDLGLVNRLIEKKVEVKAEPPEEQPWYMTLLVSWFPMLLLVGVWIFFMRQMQGGGGKAMNFGRSKARMLSQDSVRVTFADVAGIDEAKDELAEVVEFLSNPKKFTRLGGRIPKGVLLVGPPGTGKTLLARAVAGEAGVPFFSISGSDFVEMFVGVGASRVRDLFVQGKKNAPCLIFIDEIDAVGRQRGAGLGGGHDEREQTLNQMLVEMDGFESNEGVILIAATNRPDVLDPALLRPGRFDRQVVVPTPDLRGRRRILEVHTKRTPLSGDVDLDVLARGTPGFSGADLENLVNEAALQAAKLNQDRLDMHDFEYAKDKVLMGRERRSLILSDDEKRITAYHEGGHALAARLLPGADPVHKVTIIPRGRALGVTMQLPEEDRHGYSRSYLRNTLVVLLGGRVAEELIFDDITTGASNDIERVTRMARKMVCEWGMSEAVGTLAIGETGEEVFIGREWVQNKNFSESTARLVDAEVKRIVDEAHSRCTELLKDNVEVLHRIAQALLDRETITGEELDLLLEDKELPPLDTNGKPMKYSEAPSRPGKGNGKGKSAEAAADAGAGTSTGASASKPAEFTLEPDPVDGSVAPHEAPTSAGGGESRPQEAAGQGEKDDNKRQQ; this is translated from the coding sequence TTGAACCAGATGAGTCGCAACCTGATGCTATGGGCTATTATCGTCCTGGCGATGGTTATGCTTTTTAATATGTTCCAGCAGCCGCAGGGCGTAATGCAAAGGGTGCCTTATTCAGACTTTCTGAATCAGGTGGAAGGCGGGCAGATACTGTCCGTTACGATGCAGGGCCACACGCTTACAGGTAAAACATCAGACGGCAAAACTGTTCAGACATATGCTCCGCAGGATTTGGGGCTCGTCAACCGCCTTATTGAAAAAAAGGTGGAAGTCAAGGCAGAGCCGCCTGAAGAACAGCCCTGGTATATGACCCTGCTGGTTTCGTGGTTCCCCATGCTGCTTCTTGTGGGCGTGTGGATTTTCTTTATGCGCCAGATGCAGGGCGGCGGCGGCAAGGCCATGAATTTTGGCCGTTCCAAAGCGCGTATGCTCAGTCAGGACAGTGTACGGGTCACTTTTGCCGATGTGGCCGGGATTGATGAGGCCAAGGACGAGTTGGCTGAAGTTGTGGAATTTCTGTCCAATCCCAAAAAGTTTACCCGCCTTGGCGGGCGCATTCCCAAGGGCGTTTTGCTCGTGGGGCCTCCCGGTACGGGTAAGACCCTTCTTGCGCGTGCCGTGGCCGGTGAGGCGGGGGTTCCCTTCTTTTCCATTTCCGGCTCGGACTTTGTGGAAATGTTTGTGGGCGTGGGCGCTTCGCGCGTGCGCGACCTTTTTGTGCAGGGCAAAAAAAATGCCCCCTGCCTTATCTTTATCGACGAAATTGACGCCGTGGGCCGTCAGCGTGGAGCCGGGCTCGGCGGCGGGCACGACGAACGCGAGCAGACGCTGAACCAGATGCTGGTTGAAATGGACGGCTTTGAAAGCAATGAGGGCGTCATCCTCATTGCCGCCACCAACCGTCCCGACGTGCTGGACCCGGCCTTGCTGCGCCCCGGCCGTTTCGACCGTCAGGTGGTCGTGCCCACGCCCGATCTGCGTGGCAGGCGCCGCATCCTTGAGGTGCACACCAAGCGCACGCCCCTGTCTGGCGACGTGGATCTTGACGTTCTGGCGCGCGGCACGCCCGGTTTCTCCGGTGCTGACCTGGAAAACCTGGTCAACGAAGCGGCTTTGCAGGCCGCCAAGCTGAATCAGGACAGACTGGACATGCACGATTTTGAATACGCCAAGGACAAGGTGCTCATGGGCCGCGAGCGTCGCAGCCTTATCCTGTCCGATGACGAAAAGCGCATCACCGCCTATCATGAGGGTGGTCACGCCCTGGCGGCCCGCCTGCTGCCCGGGGCGGATCCGGTGCACAAGGTCACCATCATCCCGCGTGGGCGCGCCCTTGGCGTGACCATGCAACTGCCCGAAGAAGACCGCCACGGCTATTCGCGCTCGTATCTGCGCAATACCCTTGTGGTGCTGCTGGGCGGCCGGGTGGCTGAAGAGCTTATTTTTGATGATATCACCACCGGCGCTTCCAACGACATCGAGCGCGTCACGCGTATGGCCCGCAAGATGGTATGCGAGTGGGGCATGAGCGAGGCTGTGGGCACGCTGGCCATCGGCGAAACCGGCGAAGAAGTCTTTATCGGGCGCGAATGGGTGCAGAACAAGAACTTCAGCGAAAGCACCGCGCGCCTGGTTGACGCCGAAGTCAAGCGCATTGTGGATGAAGCTCACTCACGCTGCACAGAACTGCTCAAGGACAATGTGGAAGTGCTGCACCGCATTGCGCAGGCCCTGCTTGACCGCGAAACCATCACGGGCGAAGAGCTTGATCTTCTGCTGGAAGACAAGGAACTGCCGCCTCTGGATACCAATGGCAAGCCCATGAAGTATTCCGAAGCGCCGAGCCGTCCCGGCAAGGGCAACGGCAAGGGCAAGAGCGCCGAAGCTGCCGCTGACGCTGGCGCAGGAACTTCCACGGGCGCTTCCGCCAGCAAGCCTGCCGAGTTTACTCTTGAACCTGACCCGGTGGACGGTTCCGTCGCGCCGCATGAAGCGCCCACATCGGCCGGGGGCGGAGAATCCCGGCCCCAAGAAGCCGCAGGTCAGGGCGAAAAAGACGACAACAAGCGACAGCAGTAA
- a CDS encoding DEAD/DEAH box helicase, protein MTASFEDLGLSRELLKAVEDLGFEEPSPIQILAIPSLLAGRDALGQAQTGTGKTAAFGLPILEKLTSGKNVQALVLCPTRELAIQVSEELNKLAARKRGVAILPIYGGQPIERQLRALAKGVQVVVGTPGRVMDHMKRGTLNLNSIRVAVLDEADEMLDMGFREDIEAILEQTPADCQRVLFSATVPGPIRELCKRFLRDPEMLTVAQKMLTVPAIEQVYYEVRPHQKMDALCRLLDSQGFRKALVFCSTKRSVDEVTLHLQQRGYQADGLHGNLAQSQRDRVMQRFRSDGLDVLVATDVAARGLDVDDVDAVVNYDIPHDVEKYVHRIGRTGRAGRVGSAFTFVTMREHYKMRDIIRCTKARITEGRLPSLRDVDSIRTSRLLDEVKQTVESGTLERWLVLVEDFLSAQFPDGEVTNRDISAALLKLLMQRDFGDQDKPLEQDPLTMMPRRSPNEPSGRRDGDRPDTRSPRRENDGPMTKIHINVGHMHKASPRELVGAITGETGISSRNIGAISIQKGFSLVEIASDLAEDVMTVLNKGVFIAGTRVIAKMDSGRPGTPRPRKPGAVVGSRRQPPARYTKKPRGFLGDRDD, encoded by the coding sequence ATGACCGCATCGTTTGAAGATCTGGGTTTATCCCGCGAATTATTGAAAGCCGTTGAAGATCTGGGCTTTGAAGAGCCCTCCCCCATACAGATTCTGGCTATTCCCTCCTTGCTTGCAGGGCGGGATGCGCTTGGCCAGGCACAGACAGGCACCGGTAAAACGGCGGCCTTTGGCCTGCCCATTCTTGAAAAACTGACGTCCGGCAAAAACGTGCAGGCTCTGGTGCTTTGCCCCACGCGCGAACTGGCCATCCAGGTGTCAGAAGAACTGAACAAGCTCGCCGCCCGCAAGCGCGGCGTCGCCATTCTGCCCATTTATGGCGGCCAGCCCATTGAACGGCAACTCCGCGCCCTGGCCAAGGGCGTGCAGGTCGTGGTGGGCACGCCGGGCCGCGTCATGGATCACATGAAGCGCGGCACCCTTAATCTGAATTCCATCCGTGTGGCCGTGCTGGACGAAGCCGACGAAATGCTGGACATGGGCTTTCGTGAAGATATTGAAGCCATTCTGGAGCAGACCCCGGCCGATTGCCAGCGCGTGCTGTTTTCAGCCACAGTGCCCGGCCCCATCCGCGAACTGTGCAAGCGCTTTTTGCGCGACCCTGAAATGCTCACCGTCGCCCAAAAAATGCTTACGGTTCCCGCCATTGAGCAGGTCTATTACGAAGTGCGGCCGCACCAGAAAATGGACGCGCTCTGTCGCCTGCTCGATTCGCAGGGCTTTCGCAAGGCTCTTGTTTTCTGTTCCACCAAACGCAGCGTTGACGAGGTCACCCTGCACCTGCAACAGCGTGGCTATCAGGCAGACGGCCTGCACGGCAATCTCGCCCAGTCGCAGCGTGACCGCGTGATGCAGCGCTTCCGCTCAGACGGCCTGGACGTGCTTGTGGCCACGGACGTGGCGGCGCGCGGCCTTGACGTGGATGACGTGGACGCCGTCGTCAACTATGACATCCCCCACGATGTGGAAAAATACGTACACCGCATCGGCCGCACGGGCCGCGCTGGCCGTGTGGGCAGCGCCTTCACCTTTGTGACCATGCGCGAGCACTACAAGATGCGCGACATCATCCGCTGCACCAAGGCCCGCATTACCGAGGGCCGCCTGCCAAGCCTGCGGGATGTGGACAGCATCCGTACTTCCCGCTTGCTGGATGAAGTGAAGCAGACCGTTGAAAGCGGCACCCTTGAACGCTGGCTGGTACTGGTGGAAGATTTCTTGTCCGCGCAGTTTCCCGACGGCGAAGTCACCAACCGCGACATATCTGCGGCCCTGCTCAAACTTTTGATGCAGAGGGATTTTGGCGATCAGGACAAGCCCCTTGAACAGGACCCCTTGACCATGATGCCCCGCCGTTCGCCGAACGAGCCGTCCGGCAGGCGTGATGGGGACAGGCCCGACACAAGGTCGCCACGGCGCGAAAATGACGGCCCCATGACAAAGATCCACATCAATGTCGGCCACATGCACAAGGCCAGCCCCCGCGAACTTGTCGGCGCCATCACGGGCGAAACGGGCATTTCAAGCCGCAACATCGGCGCCATCAGCATCCAGAAAGGCTTCAGCCTTGTGGAAATAGCTTCGGACCTGGCGGAAGATGTGATGACCGTGCTCAACAAGGGCGTGTTCATCGCAGGAACGCGCGTGATTGCAAAAATGGACAGCGGCAGGCCGGGAACCCCCCGTCCCCGCAAGCCCGGCGCAGTGGTGGGTTCACGCCGCCAGCCGCCAGCCCGGTACACCAAAAAACCGCGTGGCTTTTTAGGCGACCGCGACGATTAA
- a CDS encoding twin-arginine translocase TatA/TatE family subunit translates to MGALSIQHLLVVLVVVLLLFGSKKLPEIGGGLGRAIKNFKKATTEPDEIDITARNNGNDHNKSA, encoded by the coding sequence ATGGGCGCATTGAGTATACAGCATTTGCTGGTCGTGCTGGTAGTGGTACTGTTGTTGTTTGGCTCTAAAAAATTGCCCGAAATAGGCGGCGGACTTGGCAGGGCTATCAAAAATTTCAAGAAGGCGACCACGGAGCCGGATGAAATTGACATAACCGCTCGCAATAACGGAAACGATCACAATAAGTCTGCCTAA
- a CDS encoding phytoene desaturase family protein, translated as MDRRFFLQLSAIAAASSLVGWEFAGAAPKPEDGVYDAIVVGAGLGGLTCAGYLAKNGFKVLLLEQYEVPGGYATSFLRGSDKGDFLCEVSLHSSVLAAGDTKALLEDLGIWNKLELLDHPHAWSSRFPGLSVDIPAKCGLKGFERQMADMFPAERQGLTAYFAMWQRVMDECAALEKGLSASDEARFPQLFPTLWDIRDKTVGQLLDKHIHDPRLKALLGQSCSYYGLPPSRLSAFYYLDPTGDYIENGGSYIKGTSQSLSNALAKVITDAGGEVRYGARVESIALANGKATGVKTADGREFKAKSVVCNASAPQVFNKLLPQGSVAKEYADKLDTYTFSPGSVIVWLGLDRDITKQFPHPEVSYYASLDLDANFKEAMQAHFDKSGFSLMVYDNLEQGFSPEGCSSLSIVASCSYDVWKEMEADYLAGNSPAYTKKKQELTDLLIAQAEKLAIPGLSSMIIMSESSTPLTNYRFTLNTGGALYGYNQSIDNSFMTRLPNKTKVPGVYLASAWGSPGGGYGGALLGGKAAFKEVTDYLSQQG; from the coding sequence ATGGACAGAAGATTTTTCCTTCAATTATCCGCCATTGCAGCTGCTAGCTCATTGGTAGGATGGGAATTCGCAGGAGCAGCCCCCAAACCGGAAGACGGCGTCTACGATGCCATTGTTGTAGGAGCGGGATTGGGAGGATTGACCTGCGCCGGCTACCTGGCAAAAAACGGATTCAAGGTACTGTTGCTTGAACAGTATGAGGTGCCCGGGGGCTATGCCACGTCTTTTCTGCGCGGGTCGGACAAAGGCGATTTTTTGTGCGAGGTGTCTCTACATTCTTCCGTACTCGCCGCTGGAGACACCAAGGCGCTATTGGAAGACCTCGGCATCTGGAACAAGCTGGAATTGCTCGACCATCCGCACGCATGGTCTTCACGGTTTCCTGGCCTGTCGGTGGATATTCCCGCCAAATGCGGTCTTAAAGGATTTGAACGGCAAATGGCGGACATGTTTCCGGCCGAACGCCAGGGGCTGACTGCCTATTTTGCGATGTGGCAACGGGTCATGGATGAATGTGCAGCTCTGGAAAAAGGGCTGTCCGCATCGGACGAAGCGCGCTTTCCGCAATTATTTCCCACCCTGTGGGACATCAGGGACAAGACGGTGGGCCAGCTTTTGGACAAACACATACATGACCCCCGGCTCAAGGCGCTTCTGGGGCAGAGCTGCAGCTACTACGGGCTGCCGCCTTCGCGTCTCTCGGCTTTCTATTACCTTGATCCCACGGGCGACTATATTGAAAACGGCGGTTCCTATATCAAGGGCACGTCGCAGTCATTGTCAAACGCTCTGGCCAAGGTCATCACGGATGCCGGCGGCGAGGTGCGCTATGGCGCCAGGGTAGAATCCATAGCGCTTGCCAATGGAAAAGCGACAGGGGTCAAAACCGCCGACGGACGGGAATTCAAGGCAAAGTCCGTGGTCTGCAACGCCAGCGCGCCGCAGGTTTTCAACAAGCTCCTGCCGCAGGGAAGCGTCGCCAAAGAATATGCCGACAAGCTGGATACCTATACCTTCAGCCCCGGCAGCGTCATTGTGTGGCTTGGGCTTGACCGGGACATTACCAAACAATTCCCGCATCCCGAAGTTTCCTACTACGCCAGCCTGGACCTGGACGCCAATTTCAAAGAAGCCATGCAGGCCCATTTTGACAAGTCAGGCTTTTCGCTCATGGTGTACGACAATCTTGAGCAGGGATTTTCCCCTGAGGGATGCTCGAGCCTAAGCATAGTGGCCAGTTGCTCATATGACGTGTGGAAGGAAATGGAGGCGGACTATCTGGCGGGCAACAGCCCCGCCTATACCAAAAAGAAACAGGAATTGACCGACCTGCTTATCGCTCAGGCCGAAAAACTGGCCATTCCCGGTCTTTCCAGCATGATCATCATGAGCGAAAGTTCCACGCCATTGACCAATTACCGCTTCACGCTCAATACTGGTGGCGCGCTCTATGGGTACAACCAGAGTATTGACAACTCCTTCATGACCCGTTTGCCCAACAAAACAAAGGTGCCGGGCGTGTATCTTGCCAGCGCCTGGGGTTCGCCGGGCGGGGGTTACGGTGGCGCGCTGCTTGGCGGCAAGGCGGCCTTCAAGGAAGTGACGGACTATTTGTCCCAACAGGGCTAG
- a CDS encoding superoxide dismutase, whose protein sequence is MERILPELPYAMNALAPAISQETLEYHYGKHHRAYVTNLNNLQEGTDYKDMPLEEIIKKAPDSPIYNNAAQVWNHTFFWNCMKPHGGGKPEGALADAITVQWGSFDKFKEEFSAKAAGNFGSGWTYLVKKPGGALEIQNLGAAGNPLRTGDTPVMTIDVWEHAYYIDYRNARPKFIEAFLEKLVNWDFAAKNFKG, encoded by the coding sequence ATGGAACGAATTCTACCCGAACTTCCCTATGCCATGAACGCCCTTGCGCCCGCCATCTCACAGGAAACCCTGGAATATCATTATGGCAAACACCACAGGGCCTATGTCACCAATCTGAATAATCTTCAGGAAGGCACAGACTACAAGGACATGCCGCTGGAAGAGATTATCAAAAAAGCCCCGGATTCGCCCATTTACAACAATGCCGCGCAGGTATGGAATCATACGTTTTTCTGGAACTGTATGAAGCCCCATGGCGGCGGAAAACCCGAGGGCGCGCTGGCTGATGCCATTACCGTACAATGGGGAAGCTTCGACAAATTCAAGGAAGAATTTTCGGCCAAAGCCGCCGGCAACTTTGGCTCAGGCTGGACCTATCTTGTTAAAAAACCCGGCGGCGCGCTGGAAATCCAGAACCTGGGGGCCGCAGGCAACCCGCTGCGCACCGGTGATACCCCTGTCATGACCATTGATGTATGGGAACACGCTTATTATATTGACTACAGGAATGCCCGCCCCAAGTTTATTGAAGCTTTTTTGGAAAAGCTGGTTAACTGGGACTTCGCAGCCAAAAATTTTAAAGGCTGA
- a CDS encoding MFS transporter translates to MHAESKTRSLTFLSLLCFALADVRDGLGPFVGVFLQGKGWLPDEIGYVMTAGGLAGMLCTTPLGALADRADKKRLLLGATVIMIVVACGGIFLWFNTFSVWTSRILQGALAAAIAPTLSGITLGMVGQKGLPARLGKNEAWNHFGNGATAVLGTVVGYYYGIPGVFFVMAVMGVLCIMCLGGINPAHINNATARGLEENQGKPDAAPIPLRALFSDRALLAIAITLAFFHLGNAAMLPLLGQSAVARFDVNPAAYTGVTVIIAQVTMIATALLGAWTALRRGYGMLFLIALLALPVRGLVAGFYDSPWSVVPVQILDGISSGLMGVATPGIVARILRGSGHVNLGLGFVLTIQGLGAAFSTTYGGLFAHYISYNAAFLALAVAPCMGLAVFVFASRRYRSLADAATAFN, encoded by the coding sequence ATGCACGCCGAATCCAAGACACGATCCCTGACCTTCCTTTCCCTGCTCTGCTTTGCACTGGCCGACGTACGTGACGGTTTGGGGCCTTTTGTTGGAGTTTTTTTGCAAGGCAAGGGCTGGCTACCGGACGAAATCGGATATGTCATGACAGCCGGAGGCCTTGCCGGTATGCTTTGCACCACCCCCCTGGGCGCGCTTGCAGACAGGGCCGACAAAAAACGGCTGCTCCTTGGCGCCACGGTTATTATGATTGTGGTGGCTTGCGGCGGCATCTTTTTATGGTTCAACACCTTTTCAGTCTGGACGTCCAGAATACTGCAGGGCGCTCTGGCAGCGGCCATTGCTCCGACCCTTTCAGGCATAACCCTGGGCATGGTCGGCCAGAAGGGCCTACCGGCACGCCTTGGCAAAAATGAGGCATGGAACCATTTTGGCAACGGCGCAACGGCTGTTCTCGGAACAGTTGTCGGCTATTACTACGGCATTCCTGGCGTCTTTTTTGTCATGGCAGTCATGGGGGTGCTCTGCATCATGTGCCTTGGAGGCATCAACCCTGCGCACATCAACAATGCAACGGCGCGCGGCCTTGAAGAAAATCAGGGAAAACCCGATGCCGCGCCCATACCCCTGCGGGCGCTTTTTTCAGACCGCGCCCTGCTGGCCATAGCAATCACCCTGGCGTTTTTTCATCTTGGCAACGCGGCCATGCTTCCCCTTCTGGGGCAATCGGCCGTCGCCCGTTTTGACGTGAATCCTGCGGCCTACACCGGGGTGACCGTCATCATCGCCCAGGTGACCATGATTGCCACCGCGCTTCTCGGAGCCTGGACAGCCCTTCGACGCGGTTATGGCATGCTGTTCTTGATTGCATTGCTGGCGCTGCCGGTGCGGGGCCTTGTGGCCGGTTTTTACGACAGCCCCTGGAGCGTTGTGCCCGTGCAGATTCTGGACGGCATAAGCAGCGGCCTGATGGGCGTAGCCACGCCCGGCATTGTGGCCAGGATCTTGCGCGGCAGCGGACACGTCAACCTGGGTCTGGGCTTCGTGCTTACCATTCAAGGACTCGGCGCGGCGTTCAGCACTACGTACGGCGGCCTGTTCGCACACTACATCAGTTACAATGCGGCGTTTTTGGCCCTGGCCGTTGCTCCGTGCATGGGCCTGGCGGTCTTTGTTTTCGCGAGCAGGCGGTACCGCTCGCTTGCGGACGCGGCCACGGCGTTCAACTGA
- a CDS encoding methyl-accepting chemotaxis protein, with the protein MKISHKLLCISCVPLLAFLVLSVMYARIWSNEKSTIVEIRHNIDLFIPVSRLIHELQKERGLTNAFRAGASRSDMDRQREQVDAILTELPAVISAASLSADQAQDFNATLKEVAAVRQKVEQGGNTADLLAAYGALIARLLEHEKTVANLRSFLGIDKTFTTVELLESAKESAGRLRAALSGVLTADKGITLETFQRLVALKAQMDANVFSKTMVLAPEGRQILTAMQNSQPWQDADKAFYAVLAHYGEGNFGVSGAVFFKNMTSIIDAMASVRDIEFAALEKNMNQTYAQASATLTRLYSVMGSAVLLILLMVVLVIRSINGPIRTLINYANEVASGRLDVPQLTGMRHELGALCTALNIMIANLEKMLRQSEQASQRAHEESQKAHVAMGQAEEAKIRAERAKAEGMLAAAAQLEGVVKAMGETTQTLEGHVLRAERGAGKQASHITETATAMEEMNATVLEVARNAGQASDASGATREKAGSGASVVHDAINSMETVRQQSLKLRQNMAQLDDDAKGITQIMGVISDIADQTNLLALNAAIEAARAGDAGRGFAVVADEVRKLAEKTMASTTEVGRTIAAIQASARESTSQMDEAVVSIEEATRLVNLSGTALQEIVSMADVTADQVHAIATAAEQQSATSEEINRSLTNINGISGEVVDIMHESAKAVQEVSTQADVLNGLMEEMKKSSSV; encoded by the coding sequence ATGAAAATTTCACATAAGCTTTTGTGCATCAGTTGCGTTCCTTTGCTGGCCTTTCTGGTTTTAAGCGTCATGTACGCCCGCATCTGGAGCAATGAAAAAAGTACCATTGTTGAAATCAGGCACAATATTGACCTGTTTATTCCCGTTTCGCGTCTCATCCACGAACTGCAGAAAGAGCGTGGCCTGACCAACGCCTTTCGGGCTGGCGCGAGCAGAAGCGACATGGACAGGCAGCGTGAGCAGGTGGATGCCATTCTTACCGAACTGCCCGCAGTCATCAGCGCCGCTTCCCTGAGTGCCGATCAGGCACAGGATTTCAATGCCACGCTCAAAGAGGTGGCGGCCGTACGGCAGAAGGTGGAGCAGGGCGGCAATACCGCGGATCTGCTGGCTGCCTATGGCGCGCTCATTGCCCGTCTGTTGGAACATGAGAAAACCGTTGCCAATCTGCGCAGTTTTCTCGGCATCGACAAAACATTCACCACGGTGGAGCTTCTGGAAAGCGCCAAAGAAAGCGCTGGCCGGTTGCGCGCCGCTCTTTCCGGCGTGCTCACCGCAGACAAGGGCATAACGCTGGAAACCTTCCAGCGCCTGGTGGCGCTCAAGGCCCAGATGGATGCCAATGTTTTTTCCAAAACAATGGTTCTGGCGCCCGAAGGGCGGCAAATCCTGACCGCCATGCAAAACTCCCAGCCCTGGCAGGACGCCGACAAGGCATTTTATGCCGTGCTGGCCCACTACGGTGAAGGCAATTTTGGTGTTTCCGGCGCGGTCTTCTTCAAGAACATGACGTCGATCATTGATGCCATGGCCAGCGTACGCGATATAGAGTTCGCCGCTCTGGAAAAAAACATGAACCAGACTTATGCGCAGGCATCCGCCACGCTCACCCGTCTGTATAGTGTCATGGGCAGTGCGGTGCTGCTGATCCTGCTTATGGTTGTTCTGGTCATACGCTCCATCAATGGGCCCATCAGGACGCTCATCAATTACGCCAACGAGGTTGCCTCCGGCAGGCTGGACGTGCCGCAGCTCACGGGCATGCGGCACGAACTGGGGGCCTTGTGCACGGCCCTCAATATAATGATCGCCAATCTGGAAAAGATGCTGCGCCAGTCCGAACAGGCCAGCCAGCGCGCCCATGAAGAATCGCAAAAAGCCCATGTGGCCATGGGGCAGGCCGAAGAGGCCAAGATCAGGGCCGAGCGGGCCAAGGCCGAAGGCATGCTGGCGGCGGCGGCCCAGCTTGAGGGTGTGGTGAAAGCCATGGGCGAAACCACGCAGACGCTTGAGGGGCACGTGCTTCGGGCTGAACGCGGAGCGGGCAAGCAGGCCTCGCATATTACAGAAACCGCAACCGCCATGGAAGAAATGAACGCCACCGTGCTGGAAGTGGCCCGAAACGCGGGGCAGGCATCCGACGCCTCCGGCGCCACCCGTGAAAAGGCGGGCAGCGGCGCTTCCGTTGTGCATGACGCCATTAACAGCATGGAAACCGTGCGTCAGCAATCGCTCAAGCTGCGTCAGAATATGGCGCAACTGGATGATGACGCCAAGGGCATCACACAGATTATGGGCGTCATTTCCGACATCGCGGACCAGACAAACCTGCTGGCCCTGAACGCCGCCATTGAGGCGGCCCGCGCTGGCGACGCCGGACGGGGCTTTGCCGTTGTGGCCGACGAGGTGCGCAAGCTGGCGGAAAAAACCATGGCCTCCACCACGGAGGTGGGCCGGACAATCGCGGCCATCCAGGCTTCGGCAAGAGAAAGCACCAGTCAGATGGATGAGGCTGTGGTCTCCATCGAAGAGGCGACCCGCCTGGTCAACCTGTCGGGCACAGCCTTGCAGGAAATCGTCAGCATGGCTGACGTCACGGCTGATCAGGTGCACGCCATTGCCACGGCCGCCGAGCAGCAGTCCGCCACGTCCGAGGAAATTAACCGCTCGCTGACGAATATCAACGGCATCTCCGGTGAAGTGGTTGACATCATGCACGAGTCTGCCAAGGCCGTGCAGGAGGTTTCCACCCAGGCTGACGTGCTCAATGGCCTGATGGAAGAAATGAAAAAATCAAGCTCGGTATAA
- the folP gene encoding dihydropteroate synthase: MKNAFPAASVEDATWYVKGGRALKTPSPFGVMGIVNLTPDSFYDGGVHHMPPAGLEHALTLLEQGADILDLGAESSRPGAAELPPDEEIQRLAPVLMGLRRQAPWASVSVDTYHAATAAAVLEQGAVIINDISACAFDPGLLDVLVQYKPGYVLMHSQGRPETMQHNPRYEDVRREVREFFERNLARLVRAGLPEDRIVLDPGIGFGKTLAHNLELLAHPEDWLGFGRPVLMALSMKSVFGGLLSLPPARRGAATVAATALLRARGIFWHRVHHVADARQALAVATAFGGA, encoded by the coding sequence ATGAAAAATGCATTCCCGGCGGCGTCGGTAGAGGACGCAACCTGGTACGTTAAGGGGGGGCGGGCGTTAAAGACGCCTTCCCCCTTTGGCGTTATGGGTATTGTCAATCTTACGCCAGATTCCTTCTACGACGGGGGCGTGCATCACATGCCGCCCGCCGGTCTTGAGCATGCCCTGACCCTGCTCGAGCAGGGCGCGGATATTCTGGATCTTGGCGCGGAATCCTCACGGCCAGGCGCTGCCGAATTGCCGCCGGATGAAGAAATACAGCGTCTTGCGCCCGTGCTTATGGGATTGCGCCGCCAGGCCCCCTGGGCAAGCGTTTCTGTCGATACCTACCATGCGGCCACGGCTGCCGCTGTTCTGGAGCAGGGCGCGGTCATAATCAATGACATTTCAGCCTGCGCCTTTGATCCCGGTCTGTTGGACGTGCTTGTGCAGTACAAACCGGGCTATGTGCTTATGCACAGCCAGGGACGCCCGGAGACCATGCAGCATAATCCGCGCTACGAGGATGTCCGGCGTGAGGTTCGGGAATTCTTTGAGCGCAACCTCGCACGGCTGGTACGGGCAGGGCTGCCGGAAGATCGCATTGTGCTTGATCCCGGTATAGGCTTTGGCAAAACCCTGGCGCACAATCTCGAACTGCTGGCTCACCCCGAAGACTGGCTCGGCTTTGGAAGGCCCGTGCTCATGGCCTTGTCGATGAAGTCGGTCTTTGGCGGGCTGCTGTCTTTGCCGCCGGCGCGTCGTGGGGCCGCCACTGTGGCTGCCACGGCGCTTTTGCGGGCCAGGGGCATATTCTGGCACAGGGTGCACCATGTGGCTGACGCCAGGCAGGCGCTTGCGGTGGCCACAGCCTTTGGTGGAGCATAA